One part of the Girardinichthys multiradiatus isolate DD_20200921_A chromosome 10, DD_fGirMul_XY1, whole genome shotgun sequence genome encodes these proteins:
- the LOC124874686 gene encoding zinc finger protein OZF-like, whose amino-acid sequence MLQTSIVNRRISSGSRMSEMMKVKAEDPGGLSLEPLIPAASTSELEQKQDSKDLMSPDQQLLVIKEEFSDLWNSSLNQQDQEPPYIKKEDDEPWNCQEEEQLGEKEETESIAVRVKSKYDEEKCPLSKLHCIKIEDNRDTEAPTRRSVEQMEAEPDGEHCGGTEPERNPYPNTCYPPDTDESSSDSSETVASENEEADDWQGPLTGSESEGRDSLNSQKSRTPQSDMIINEKRSTAKTSFSCSGCGKPFISKQSLQRHLKSQTGKRFSSSLNNDKCLQVKKKIDSHKRSISEGSQFSCDASGKTFLCEDNFQSHLSVHAGDKPFSCDICSKRFRSKSYARKHIMLHSGKRAYSCDACGKGFIKKSQLQTHVRLHSAERPFICDVCGKGFNQKSHLKVHMRFHSGEQPTVCDLCGKTFSVKYYLKDHMRSHTGERPFACDVCGKSFRRKANLDLHIRVHVGEKPFACSVCNRTFSRQGNLKQHMSVHSDDKRFVCSVCSKGFSRKEHLKLHIGVHTGEKAFSCSECGKSFLQKIHLRRHMLIHTGARPFACDVCDGRFKLKHHLLTHMLSHV is encoded by the exons ATGTTGCAAACAAGCATTGTGAACAGGAGAATCTCAAGTGGATCGAGGATGTCTGAAATGATGAAGGTTAAAGCAGAAGACCCCGGAGGGCTCAGTTTGGAGCCCCTGATACCTGCAGCATCCACAtcagaactggagcagaaaCAAGACAGCAAAGATCTCA tgtCCCCTGACCAGCAGCTCTTGGTAATTAAAGAAGAGTTTTCTGATTTGTGGAACTCCAGTTTGAACCAGCAGGACCAAGAACCTCCCTACATAAAGAAGGAAGATGATGAACCTTGGAACTGTCAAGAGGAagagcagcttggtgagaaggaaGAGACTGAGAGCATTGCTGTTAGGGTGAAGAGCAAATATGATGAAGAAAAATGTCCATTATCAAAGCTTCATTGCATCAAAATTGAAGACAACCGAGACACAGAAGCTCCAACCAGAAGGTCAGTTGAACAGATGGAAGCAGAACCTGATGGAGAGCACTGTGGAGGAACAGAACCAGAGAGGAACCCATATCCAAATACTTGTTATCCACCAGATACTGATGAAAGTTCTTCTGATTCTTCTGAGACTGTAGCCAGTGAGAATGAGGAGGCTGATGACTGGCAGGGACCGTTGACAGGTTCTGAATCTGAAGGTAGAGATAGTCTGAACAGCCAGAAGAGCAGAACTCCTCAGTCAGACATGATCATCAATGAAAAACGTAGCACTGCCAAAACAAGCTTCAGCTGCTCTGGGTGTGGTAAACCGTTTATCTCCAAGCAGTCTCTTCAGAGACACTTGAAGAGTCAGACAGGAAAAAGGTTTTCCAGCTCTTTAAATAATGACAAATGTCTCCAAGtcaagaaaaaaatagattCACACAAAAGATCCATCAGTGAGGGAAGCCAGTTTAGCTGTGATGCAAGCggaaaaacatttctttgtgaAGACAATTTTCAGTCACATCTGTCAGTTCATGCTGGTGACAAACCATTTAGTTGTGACATCTGTAGCAAACGATTCAGAAGTAAGTCCTACGCTCGGAAGCACATTATGTTACACTCTGGAAAGAGAGCATATAGTTGTGATGCGTGCGGTAAAGGGTTTATTAAAAAGAGTCAACTACAAACACACGTAAGACTCCACAGTGCAGAGAGACCATTTATCTGTGATGTTTGTGGTAAAGGTTTTAATCAGAAGTCACACCTTAAAGTTCACATGAGGTTCCATTCAGGGGAACAACCAACAGTTTGTGATCTTTGCGGTAAAACATTCAGTGTAAAGTATTACCTCAAGGACCACATGAGAAGTCACACTGGAGAACGACCATTTGCCTGTGATGTTTGTGGTAAAAGCTTCCGGAGAAAAGCAAATCTGGATTTGCACATCAGGGTCCACGTGGGGGAGAAACCATTCGCTTGTAGTGTTTGTAATCGGACATTTTCACGACAAGGAAATCTGAAGCAGCACATGAGTGTCCACAGCGATGACAAGCGGTTTGTTTGTAGCGTTTGCAGCAAAGGCTTTTCACGAAAAGAACATCTTAAGCTACATATCGGCGTTCATACTGGAGAAAAAGCATTCAGCTGTAGTGAGTGTGGGAAAAGTTTTTTGCAGAAGATTCATTTAAGGCGACACATGTTGATCCACACAGGAGCGAGACCATTTGCCTGTGATGTTTGTGATGGAAGGTTTAAGCTAAAGCACCATCTTCTGACTCATATGTTAAGCCATGtatga
- the LOC124875323 gene encoding gastrula zinc finger protein XlCGF26.1-like — MSEMMKVEEDDHGGLRLEPIIPAASTSELEQKQDSKDLIRQMLVIKMVPADWSPSLEQQDSEPPHIKEEEEQLLISQEEERLTVKKEDEQKSKDEEKPQLSELHQIKTEDNRDTEAPINSSAEQMEIEPDEEDCGGPEPKSSQDPVCGSQQSEKTIHRRDRPSKLCFKPTAQIEVQKVKKTDGCSPCGNRVKHKTKKELNMTAHKAKRDYSCDICGKGFRVKRYLQTHMRLHTCERPFACDVCSKRFHRKTNLKIHMMAHSGEKPFFCVVCGRRFKVKESLKNHMRMHTTERPFVCNICSKEFLRQESLKSHMCIHTGEKPFICSVCSKGFSRHLELKRHMCVHTGEKPFICNVCGKGFSLKDHLKKHMHVHTGEKPFICSVCSKGFSQKQNLKSHMHVHTGEKPFVCSVCSKAFSRQESLKTHMLVHTGEKPFICSVCSKGFSQQRKLKNHMRVHTGEKPFACNVCNQGFSQPRDLKKHTAVHTAQFSCRECNKRFVKEIQLEQHMRLHSEKRPFGCDVCKSRFNQKCVLENHMRVHSGEKPFICSVCKRAFARHENLQKHMVVHEGCS, encoded by the exons ATGTCTGAAATGATGAAGGTTGAAGAAGACGACCATGGAGGGCTCCGTTTGGAACCCATCATACCTGCAGCATCAACAtcagaactggagcagaaaCAAGACAGCAAAGATCTCA TTCGTCAGATGCTTGTCATCAAAATGGTTCCCGCTGATTGGAGCCCCAGTTTAGAGCAGCAGGACTCAGAGCCCCCCCATataaaggaggaagaggagcaacTGTTGATCAGTCAGGAGGAGGAGCGGCTTACTGTGAAGAAGGAAGATGAACAGAAAAGTAAAGATGAAGAGAAGCCTCAGCTATCAGAGCTTCATCAAATCAAAACTGAAGACAACAGAGACACAGAAGCTCCAATCAACAGCTCAGCTGAACAGATGGAAATAGAACCTGATGAAGAGGACTGTGGAGGACCAGAGCCAAAGTCCAGTCAAGATCCAGTATGTGGTTCTCAACAAAGTGAGAAGACTATTCACAGAAGAGATCGACCAtctaaactttgttttaaacctaCGGCTCAGATTGAAGTCCAAAAAGTAAAGAAGACGGATGGCTGCAGTCCTTGTGGTAATAGAGTCAAACATAAGACTAAAAAAGAATTAAACATGACAGCTCACAAAGCAAAGAGAGACTACAGCTGTGATATCTGTGGTAAAGGATTTAGAGTAAAGCGTTATCTTCAGACACATATGAGACTACATACTTGTGAGAGACCATTTGCTTGTGATGTTTGTTCTAAAAGGTTCCATAGAAAGACAAACCTTAAAATTCACATGATGGCCCATTCTGGAGAAAAACcctttttctgtgttgtttgtGGTAGAAGATTTAAGGTAAAGGAAAGTCTTAAAAATCACATGAGAATGCACACCACAGAGAGACCATTTGTTTGTAATATTTGTAGTAAAGAATTTTTAAGACAAGAGagtttaaaaagtcacatgtgtattcacacaggagagaagcctTTCATTTGTAGTGTTTGTAGCAAAGGATTTTCCCGACATTTGGAGTTGAAGAGACACATGTGTGTTCACACGGGGGAGAAACCATTTATTTGTAATGTTTGCGGAAAAGGATTTTCACTTAAAGATCATCTTAAGAAGCACATGCATGTTCACACAGGGGAGAAACCATTTATTTGTAGTGTTTGCAGCAAAGgattttcacaaaaacagaatttaaagaGTCACATGCATGTTCACACCGGAGAGAAACCGtttgtttgtagtgtttgtagtAAGGCATTTTCACGACAAGAGAGTCTAAAGACTCACATGCTtgttcacacaggagagaaaccatTTATTTGTAGTGTTTGTAGTAAAGGATTTTCACAACAAAGGAAACTAAAGAATCACATGCGtgttcacacaggagagaaaccgTTTGCTTGCAATGTTTGTAATCAAGGGTTTTCACAACCCAGAGATCTGAAAAAACACACGGCTGTTCACACTGCTCAGTTCAGCTGTAGAGAGTGTAATAAAAGGTTTGTGAAGGAAATCCAGTTGGAGCAACACATGAGACTTCACTCAGAGAAGAGGCCATTTGGTTGTGATGTCTGCAAAAGCAGATTTAACCAAAAGTGTGTTCTTGAAAATCACATGAGAGTTCATTCAGGAGAGAAACCTTTTATTTGTAGTGTTTGCAAGAGAGCATTTGCACGACATGAAAACCTACAGAAACATATGGTTGTTCATGAGGGCTGCAGTTAA